Proteins from a genomic interval of Aquila chrysaetos chrysaetos chromosome 20, bAquChr1.4, whole genome shotgun sequence:
- the LOC121232464 gene encoding uncharacterized protein LOC121232464: MKEPASELTRHPDEGCYIHGLFLEGARWDPAAFQLAESHPKELYTEMAVIWLLPVPNRKPPATGNYLCPIYKTLTRAGRCPKDRSPEARAIVGVARKGSPGGAAGVLPATHWQGARHCWLRPSREKKIFPAVVMETEQPGTLAMQQCLWPASAQAHTQKYTSLFPPALLSLSPGMGMGQGISHGVTLYGTPQSVCSSQGCSTTLLPLLPPLQARCQQPATPPTT, encoded by the coding sequence ATGAAGGAGCCAGCGAGCGAGCTCACTCGCCATCCCGACGAAGGCTGCTACATCCACGGCTTGTTCCTCGAAGGTGCCCGCTGGGACCCCGCTGCATTTCAGCTAGCGGAGTCACACCCTAAGGAGCTTTACACAGAGATGGCCGTCATCTGGCTGCTTCCTGTCCCCAACCGCAAGCCTCCAGCCACCGGCAACTACCTGTGCCCAATCTATAAGACTCTTACTCGTGCAGGTAGGTGCCCTAAAGACAGATCTCCAGAAGCAAGGGCGATCGTAGGAGTAGCTAGGAAGGGCAGCCCAGGTGGGGCTGCAGGAGTTCTTCCTGCCACACACTGGCAGGGTGCAAGGCACTGTTGGCTGAGACCATCcagggagaaaaagatttttcctgctgtggtCATGGAGACGGAGCAGCCAGGCACCCTGGCTATGCAGCAGTGCCTCTGGCCAGCCTCTGCTCAAGCCCACACCCAAAAATACACAAGCCTgtttcccccagccctgctcagcctgTCACCTGGCATGGGGATGGGACAGGGGATCTCACATGGAGTCACTTTATACGGGACTCCCCAGTCAGtgtgcagcagccagggctgcagtACGACCCTCTTGCCCTTGCTTCCCCCATTACAGGCACGCTGTCAACAACCGGCCACTCCACCAACTACGTGA